TTTTTTATTAATATAGCGAACTGGAAATTCAAGCTTGTTTTTTCCAGTTCGCCACCTCTATAAAGTTCTACTTTATATTAATATTCCCGCTAGATACATCAGCATTGATTTCGAATTTGCCGCTTCCGTGTTTGCCGCGCAGGCGGTTGTCAGATTGTTCTTTGTTCTGAAGCGGAAAATCGCTTGATATGTTCCCGCTGCTTACTTTTCCATTCAATGTAAAGCCTGCATCTTCAGGCAGATCCAATCCGATATAGCCGGAGCTGACGTCCAGGCTGACATCATCCAACAACTGGTCCATCTGGATTTCCAGCTTGCCAGATGAAACATCAGCATCAACCTTGCCAGAATAGTTTTTGACATTAACGCTTCCGGAGCTGACATCAAATGAACCGGATTGAGCCTCGATCGAGTTCATTTCAACCTCGCCTGATGAGCTCTGGTTTACCAATGTTTCAACATCGAAATTCTCCAATGTGGCCCTTCCCGAACCGATATTGAGTGAAAGATCTCTTAGCTTCATAGGGTTGTCGGCAGATTCACCTTTAAAAACAATCTTCCCTGAACCGAGCTCGATGTCCATATCCTTTTCATAATCTTCAGGGATATAAACTGTCATAGTCGTCTTATCCATCTCAAACCAGTTGAACCAGAAAAAGCCTTTCCGTTTAACAGAAACCTTTATTTCATCACCGTGTTCCTGAACTTTGACCGTTCCTTCCCCTTCCAACTCGGCGCGGACATCATCGCGGTCCTCTGGCACAATCACCGTCTCGACGCTTGATACATCAATACTGATTTTATCCGTATCATTGGTTACCTTCACAGCATCTTCCGCTTGTGCAAAGTTCAATCCGCTCCCATCGAACAAATAATTCCATCCAATATAGGCCCCGGTAATCACCAGGAAAATAACTAAAATCCGTTTCATTTATAAAAACTCCTCTCAAGTTTCCTTCTATATCCAGAATAAGGGGATTCGCTCTGAACCCCAATGCACCTCCGATTTAAATCTCGATAGGACCTGAGGCGTATTTTAGAATAGGCCGCTTCTCTTTTCGAGAAGACTTCAGAAAAAATTAGATTAAGAAAGCCAAATGAGCATGAACAAAGAAGCCGGATTCCGTACTGCTTGGGAATCTGACTTCTGGTTGATTTAAGGTTAGGACTTTGCTTCAAAAAGTTTAGCTATTTCTACAATGGTTTCGACTGATTTCATCATGTTATCAACAGAGATATATTCGAACCTTCCATGGAAGTTTTCTCCGCCTGTAAAAATATTCGGTGTTGGCAGTCCCATATAGCTTAGCTGTGAACCGTCTGTACCGCCGCGGATCGGTTTGACGATCGGTTTGATGCCGAGGTTTTCCATTGCTTCATAGGCGATATCGACAATTTCCTTCACCGGTTCGATTTTATCCTTCATATTGTAATACTGGTCACTCATTTCAAGATCAATGCGGGTCTCGCCATAAGTCAGTCTCAATTCATTGGTGATCTTCTGCATCAAGTCCTTGCGTGCCTGGAAGCTGTCACCGTCAAAATCTCGGATGATATAGTGAAGCGTTGTTTCCTCGACATCACCGTTGATCGAGCTAAGATGGAAAAAGCCTTCATATCCCTCGGTGTGTTCCGGTGCTTCTTCTGCAGGAATCTTGCTGTTGAAATCCATGGCGATTTTGGCTGAGTTCACCATTTTTCCTTTTGCTGTTCCCGGGTGGACGTTCTTGCCTTTAAAAGTCACCTTCGCGCTTGCTGCGTTAAAGCTTTCATACTCCAGCTCGCCAAGCGGTCCGCCATCGATAGTATAAGCGAACTTCGCATTGAAAGCTTCAACATCGAACTTATGAGGGCCTCTGCCAATTTCCTCATCTGGTGTGAATGCAACACGAAT
This portion of the Mesobacillus sp. S13 genome encodes:
- a CDS encoding DUF4097 family beta strand repeat-containing protein, encoding MKRILVIFLVITGAYIGWNYLFDGSGLNFAQAEDAVKVTNDTDKISIDVSSVETVIVPEDRDDVRAELEGEGTVKVQEHGDEIKVSVKRKGFFWFNWFEMDKTTMTVYIPEDYEKDMDIELGSGKIVFKGESADNPMKLRDLSLNIGSGRATLENFDVETLVNQSSSGEVEMNSIEAQSGSFDVSSGSVNVKNYSGKVDADVSSGKLEIQMDQLLDDVSLDVSSGYIGLDLPEDAGFTLNGKVSSGNISSDFPLQNKEQSDNRLRGKHGSGKFEINADVSSGNINIK
- the pepT gene encoding peptidase T — encoded protein: MKNEIIERFTSYVKVDTQSDESSETTPSTAGQLTLANMLVEELKTIGMEEVSIDDHGYVMATLPANTDKNVPTIGFLAHVDTATDFTGKNVNPQIVENFDGNQIVLNMEQNIILSPADFPELPQYKGHTLITTDGTTLLGADNKAGIAEIMTAMAYLIQHPEIKHGKIRVAFTPDEEIGRGPHKFDVEAFNAKFAYTIDGGPLGELEYESFNAASAKVTFKGKNVHPGTAKGKMVNSAKIAMDFNSKIPAEEAPEHTEGYEGFFHLSSINGDVEETTLHYIIRDFDGDSFQARKDLMQKITNELRLTYGETRIDLEMSDQYYNMKDKIEPVKEIVDIAYEAMENLGIKPIVKPIRGGTDGSQLSYMGLPTPNIFTGGENFHGRFEYISVDNMMKSVETIVEIAKLFEAKS